In Cyanobium sp. ATX 6F1, the following are encoded in one genomic region:
- a CDS encoding GDP-mannose 4,6-dehydratase, protein MVILKAAAGELIQLYGDGQNVRDRLNVADHVNALLLTATQGTLGRAYFVGGHEERTNKQVLEAICADLDQLVPEDAPRSHLITLVKNRPGHECRSAIDPTRIKDEPGWQPRHSFETGLAAKVRLSLEHKGWCSQVRDWGR, encoded by the coding sequence GTGGTGATCCTCAAGGCGGCGGCCGGTGAGTTGATCCAGCTCTATGGCGACGGCCAGAACGTGCGCGACAGGCTGAATGTGGCCGACCACGTGAATGCCCTGCTGCTGACGGCCACGCAAGGCACTCTCGGACGGGCTTACTTCGTGGGAGGCCATGAGGAGCGAACCAACAAGCAGGTGTTGGAGGCCATCTGCGCTGATCTCGATCAGCTGGTGCCGGAAGATGCACCCCGCAGCCACCTGATCACACTGGTGAAGAATCGCCCCGGCCACGAGTGCCGCTCTGCCATTGACCCGACGCGCATCAAGGATGAGCCTGGCTGGCAGCCGCGCCACAGCTTTGAAACGGGCCTGGCGGCCAAAGTGCGCCTGTCTCTGGAGCACAAGGGGTGGTGCAGCCAAGTGCGTGATTGGGGTCGCTAA